The following proteins come from a genomic window of Enterococcus gilvus ATCC BAA-350:
- a CDS encoding ABC transporter ATP-binding protein: MSKQITRFFSYYRPYKKLFLLDFTCAVFAGLLELAFPVAVNQVIDKIMPKGEFRTILLACFALLLFYVLNTVLQYIVVFFGHKLGVNIETDMRRELFAHLQTQPYEYYDNQKTGKLISRLTTDLFEISEVAHHGPEDVFITIMTLLGAFLLMLQSHVKLALATFALLPLITLALVFFNKKMTSVNNRIYEDIGEFNAGVEASVSGIRVTQSFANEEHEFHRFGGLSDAYRKSKIIFYRLMAVSSSYNYFLIRLINLFTLIFGSYYVIQGELTNGQFVGFILLANVFVRPIEKVNTMIESYPKGIAGFTRLTEELDKQPAIADRPTAQAVTELSGDIRYDDVSFSYADGKKVLHHIDLHIQPGETVAFVGQSGSGKTTLCNLLPRFYEVTEGRITIDGMDIRDMTLASLRSQIGIVQQDVFLFPGSIRENIAYGRLEATEEEILAAASMAHLDGVFAQMPDGIDTQIGERGVKLSGGQKQRVAIARMFLKNPPILILDEATSALDTETEQVIQKSLNTLAKGRTTMIIAHRLASIKHATRIIVVSADGIVEQGTHEALMAKGGAYRALYDAQFRS, from the coding sequence ATAAGAAATTATTCCTATTAGATTTTACCTGCGCAGTTTTTGCGGGCTTATTGGAGCTGGCCTTTCCTGTCGCGGTCAATCAGGTGATCGACAAAATCATGCCTAAAGGGGAGTTCCGCACGATTTTGCTGGCTTGCTTTGCCCTTTTGCTGTTTTATGTACTGAATACGGTGCTGCAATACATCGTGGTCTTTTTTGGTCACAAGCTGGGGGTCAATATCGAGACGGATATGCGGCGGGAATTGTTCGCCCACCTTCAGACGCAGCCCTATGAATATTACGACAATCAAAAAACGGGGAAGCTTATCAGCCGCTTGACGACGGATCTTTTTGAGATTTCCGAGGTAGCGCATCATGGGCCGGAGGACGTGTTCATCACCATCATGACCTTGCTGGGGGCATTTTTACTGATGCTTCAGAGCCATGTGAAGCTGGCATTGGCGACCTTTGCGTTATTGCCGCTGATCACGCTGGCGCTCGTGTTCTTCAATAAGAAGATGACCTCGGTCAATAACCGGATCTATGAGGACATCGGGGAGTTTAATGCGGGGGTGGAGGCATCGGTGAGCGGGATTCGCGTGACGCAGTCCTTTGCCAATGAGGAGCATGAATTTCATCGCTTCGGCGGGTTAAGTGACGCGTACCGCAAATCGAAGATCATCTTTTATCGTTTGATGGCGGTCAGTTCTTCCTATAATTACTTTTTGATTCGCTTGATCAATTTGTTCACGCTGATCTTTGGTTCGTACTACGTGATTCAGGGCGAATTGACGAATGGGCAGTTTGTCGGGTTCATCCTGCTGGCCAATGTCTTTGTCCGACCGATCGAAAAGGTCAATACCATGATCGAGAGCTACCCAAAAGGGATCGCAGGGTTCACCCGTTTGACCGAGGAGCTGGACAAGCAGCCGGCCATCGCGGATCGTCCGACGGCGCAGGCGGTCACCGAGCTGTCTGGGGACATTCGGTATGATGACGTGTCCTTTTCTTATGCGGACGGCAAAAAGGTGCTCCACCACATCGACCTCCACATCCAGCCGGGAGAAACGGTGGCGTTTGTCGGGCAGAGCGGCTCTGGGAAGACGACGCTGTGCAACCTGCTGCCGCGTTTTTACGAGGTCACCGAGGGGCGGATCACGATTGACGGGATGGATATTCGCGACATGACGCTGGCTTCTTTGCGGAGTCAGATCGGGATCGTCCAGCAGGATGTCTTTCTGTTTCCCGGCAGTATTCGGGAAAATATCGCCTATGGCCGTTTGGAAGCCACGGAGGAAGAGATTCTGGCTGCCGCTTCGATGGCTCATTTGGATGGCGTTTTCGCCCAGATGCCGGATGGGATCGACACCCAGATCGGTGAAAGAGGTGTCAAGCTGTCTGGCGGACAAAAGCAGCGGGTCGCCATTGCTCGGATGTTTCTAAAAAATCCGCCGATCTTGATTTTGGATGAAGCGACCTCTGCGTTGGATACGGAAACGGAGCAGGTGATCCAAAAATCGCTGAATACCTTGGCAAAGGGACGGACGACCATGATCATCGCCCACCGCCTCGCGTCGATCAAGCATGCCACACGCATCATCGTGGTGAGCGCAGATGGGATCGTCGAACAAGGCACCCACGAAGCCTTGATGGCAAAGGGCGGCGCCTATCGCGCTCTGTATGACGCACAATTCAGAAGCTAA
- a CDS encoding MetQ/NlpA family ABC transporter substrate-binding protein: protein MKKLGKAILLGVAALTVSGVLAGCGSKGEAKPLDEKKVTIGVTSGPHQEILEEVAKQAKKDGIEIDIKSFDDYNTPNTALNDGDLDGNSYQTLSFLEQQVKDKDYKIEQAFKTVAFPLGVYSKKISDLSKLQKGDKIGVPNDPTNEYRALKLLEKAGVLKLKDGVEVKATKNDVAENPKDIEIVELEASQIPSQLGELTAAAINTNFAFGAGLTINDDAIYHEPLKDNPNYNVFAVRTENKDDKIIKEIKKYYYSDETKKFIEEKFKGSVVPAF, encoded by the coding sequence ATGAAAAAACTAGGAAAAGCAATTTTATTAGGTGTTGCGGCATTGACCGTGAGCGGGGTATTGGCAGGCTGCGGATCAAAGGGGGAAGCGAAACCACTAGATGAGAAAAAGGTCACGATCGGCGTGACTTCGGGGCCCCATCAGGAGATTTTAGAAGAGGTCGCCAAGCAAGCGAAAAAGGACGGCATCGAGATTGATATCAAGAGCTTTGATGATTATAATACCCCGAATACAGCTTTGAATGACGGGGATCTGGACGGCAACAGCTACCAGACGCTTTCGTTTTTAGAGCAGCAGGTGAAGGACAAGGATTACAAGATCGAGCAGGCCTTTAAAACAGTCGCCTTCCCATTAGGGGTTTACTCTAAAAAGATTTCTGATTTAAGTAAACTTCAAAAGGGGGACAAGATCGGTGTCCCAAATGACCCGACCAATGAGTATCGGGCGTTGAAATTGCTTGAAAAAGCTGGTGTCTTGAAGCTGAAGGACGGGGTTGAGGTCAAAGCAACGAAGAACGACGTTGCAGAGAATCCGAAAGACATTGAGATCGTCGAATTAGAAGCGTCTCAGATCCCGTCACAGTTAGGAGAACTGACCGCCGCAGCCATCAACACGAACTTCGCTTTTGGTGCGGGGCTGACGATCAACGACGACGCCATCTACCATGAACCTTTGAAGGACAACCCGAATTACAACGTGTTCGCGGTACGGACAGAGAACAAAGACGACAAGATCATCAAAGAAATAAAGAAATACTATTATTCAGACGAAACGAAGAAATTTATCGAAGAGAAGTTTAAAGGTTCGGTTGTACCAGCGTTTTAA
- a CDS encoding methionine ABC transporter ATP-binding protein — protein sequence MIELKKVSKVFQQKKRRIEAVKDVDLTIEKGEIFGVVGYSGAGKSTLIRMFNFLEPPTTGDILINGQNLRELNKKELLLIRRKIGMIFQGYNLLSTATVYENIAKPLKLEGVPKDVIAKRVEKYLDLVGLTDRKENYPAQLSGGQRQRVAIARALAHEPEILLSDEATSALDPETTESILTLLTKINQELGITIFLITHEIDVVQRICDRVAVMEDGRIVEAGPVIDLFTRPQEETTKRFIGANDGYNVPAEVLAAYKGSGRLVQLQFIGEEATEPVLARVAKDFQLSPNILSGNIGYLKEKRHGQLLVQFDGGTEADFQSAKTYIKSQGVLIEEVI from the coding sequence ATGATTGAACTGAAAAAGGTATCCAAGGTCTTTCAGCAGAAAAAACGCCGGATCGAAGCGGTGAAAGACGTGGATTTGACGATTGAAAAAGGGGAGATCTTCGGCGTTGTCGGCTATTCAGGGGCAGGGAAATCCACCCTGATCCGTATGTTCAATTTTTTAGAGCCGCCCACCACAGGAGACATTTTGATCAATGGTCAAAATTTACGAGAGCTTAACAAAAAAGAATTATTGTTAATTAGACGAAAGATCGGGATGATTTTCCAAGGCTACAATCTCTTGTCAACGGCGACCGTCTACGAAAATATCGCCAAACCGCTGAAATTAGAAGGGGTGCCAAAGGACGTCATCGCCAAACGGGTGGAGAAATATTTGGACCTTGTCGGCTTGACGGATCGCAAGGAGAATTACCCGGCGCAATTATCTGGCGGGCAGCGGCAGCGGGTGGCAATTGCCCGCGCCCTAGCCCATGAACCGGAGATCCTTCTGTCTGACGAAGCCACCAGTGCGTTAGACCCGGAAACGACCGAGTCGATCCTGACGCTATTGACGAAGATCAATCAGGAGCTGGGGATCACGATCTTTCTGATCACCCACGAGATCGATGTGGTGCAGCGAATCTGTGACCGTGTGGCGGTGATGGAGGATGGCCGAATCGTGGAGGCAGGTCCAGTGATCGATCTCTTCACCCGTCCGCAAGAAGAGACGACGAAGCGATTCATTGGAGCAAACGACGGCTACAACGTCCCAGCAGAGGTCTTAGCGGCCTATAAGGGCAGCGGGCGGCTCGTCCAGCTGCAATTTATCGGAGAGGAAGCCACGGAGCCTGTGTTGGCTCGAGTAGCGAAAGACTTCCAATTGAGCCCGAACATCCTTAGCGGCAACATCGGGTATTTAAAAGAAAAACGTCATGGACAGTTGCTGGTGCAGTTTGACGGCGGGACAGAAGCTGATTTTCAGTCCGCCAAAACCTACATCAAAAGCCAAGGGGTCCTAATCGAGGAGGTTATCTAA
- a CDS encoding ParA family protein translates to MAKKAETYVVGNFKGGVGKSTTVQMLSFESAFRKDRKTLVIDLDPQGNTSDVLSLTAENFGNKELPDEFDATIWEAVRSGDIQSSIYNIMPNLDLIPANISFSDFPDYMIERYPGDKLSQFKYMEELIEPLKSIYDVIYIDVPPTISTYSNAAMYVAEYVIVILQTQVKSLKGAQNYIDYMNFFIDQYDTDLEVVGIVPFMMQKRDSVDQEIYTAARDIYGAHLLDTVVLNQSRLKRYDGSGITYDINKNGKVEQWDKRAHEVFVNILDEIDEHRLILSGEE, encoded by the coding sequence ATGGCTAAAAAAGCTGAGACCTATGTTGTAGGAAATTTTAAGGGGGGCGTTGGTAAATCGACGACCGTTCAAATGCTTTCATTTGAGAGTGCCTTCCGAAAAGATCGAAAAACACTCGTGATCGATTTAGACCCTCAGGGGAATACCAGTGACGTGCTGTCCTTAACAGCAGAAAATTTTGGGAACAAGGAATTACCAGATGAATTTGATGCGACGATTTGGGAAGCGGTTCGTTCAGGGGACATTCAATCGTCTATCTATAATATCATGCCGAATTTAGATTTGATCCCAGCGAATATCTCATTTTCTGATTTTCCAGATTATATGATTGAGCGTTACCCAGGGGACAAGCTCTCTCAATTCAAATACATGGAAGAATTGATCGAACCGCTGAAGAGCATTTATGACGTGATCTATATCGATGTGCCTCCGACGATCAGCACGTATTCAAATGCGGCGATGTATGTGGCGGAATACGTTATCGTCATTCTGCAAACACAAGTAAAATCCTTAAAAGGGGCCCAAAACTACATTGATTACATGAATTTCTTCATTGATCAGTACGACACAGACCTTGAAGTTGTAGGGATCGTGCCCTTCATGATGCAAAAACGGGATTCTGTTGACCAAGAAATCTATACCGCAGCAAGAGACATCTATGGTGCCCATCTGTTAGACACAGTCGTGCTAAATCAAAGCCGTTTGAAACGCTATGATGGGTCTGGAATTACCTATGATATCAACAAAAATGGCAAAGTTGAGCAGTGGGACAAGCGTGCACACGAGGTTTTCGTCAATATTTTGGATGAAATTGATGAACACCGCCTCATATTGAGCGGTGAAGAGTAG
- a CDS encoding methionine ABC transporter permease has protein sequence MSAFWSQWGQVVLEGLGQTLVMVCVALGLSILIGIPLGVLLVIARPGGLNSNLPLYSILNSVINVLRSLPFIILLFLILPLTKFLVGTTIGVQGVLLPLIIYTAPYLARLVETSLLEVDGGVIEAYQAMGISHFHIIRGVLLREARGGIIRGLTIAMIGLIGATAMAGLVGAGGLGSIAYQYGFLRNEPAVMYTTIILLIVLVQIVQSLGNTVAKSLDRS, from the coding sequence ATGAGTGCATTTTGGAGTCAATGGGGGCAGGTCGTCCTTGAAGGGTTGGGGCAGACCCTCGTCATGGTGTGTGTCGCGCTGGGGTTGTCTATTTTGATTGGCATCCCACTAGGAGTCTTGCTAGTCATCGCGCGCCCTGGAGGACTAAACAGCAATCTTCCCCTCTATTCAATCTTAAACAGCGTCATCAATGTGCTGCGATCATTGCCCTTTATTATTCTATTGTTTCTGATTTTGCCGTTGACGAAATTTCTGGTAGGGACCACGATCGGAGTGCAGGGGGTCTTGCTGCCGCTGATCATCTATACAGCGCCGTATTTGGCCCGTTTGGTGGAGACGTCCTTACTGGAGGTGGACGGCGGCGTGATCGAGGCGTATCAAGCTATGGGAATCAGTCATTTCCACATCATCCGCGGTGTGCTGCTGAGAGAAGCACGAGGCGGGATCATTCGCGGCTTGACGATCGCCATGATTGGGCTGATCGGAGCTACCGCGATGGCGGGCTTGGTCGGCGCCGGCGGACTAGGCAGCATCGCTTACCAATACGGCTTTTTAAGAAACGAGCCGGCGGTGATGTACACGACGATCATCCTATTGATCGTCTTAGTCCAGATCGTACAGTCCTTAGGCAATACCGTGGCGAAAAGCTTGGACCGCAGTTAA
- a CDS encoding iron-containing alcohol dehydrogenase family protein has translation MDITTEVRPGANRYVSGEGILQDLPSYFVGFKKISIITGEKSSEAFRKYYRQELHYPTYRYDGTSSHENAVALAEEIEQAELIVAIGAGRVIDTAKMVAEELNAELLVIPTLISNCAPFTPIVAVYRPDRTFKAMGFMTRAPFLTIVDSKFLLATPKNYFVAGVGDTLAKWYEIEGITRRLPEDEKSAYVSLGIACAKAIQELLLKDAIPAIEDLQNRKASPAFSRVSDAIIGLAGETGGFAASFGRSAGAHAIHDGLSYLESTHEQLHGKKVAYGILVQLAHTKDIEEIITLRPFYEAAGLPMKLKELNVLDTSKEALTPVIDHAASANETFNMVDPAITFDDIYQAIQTVESL, from the coding sequence ATGGATATCACCACGGAAGTGCGCCCTGGCGCCAATCGCTACGTTAGCGGCGAAGGCATTCTTCAAGACCTTCCCAGCTATTTCGTCGGATTTAAAAAGATCTCTATTATCACAGGGGAAAAATCCTCTGAAGCATTCAGAAAGTATTACCGCCAAGAATTGCACTATCCTACCTATCGCTATGACGGGACCTCTAGCCATGAAAATGCGGTCGCCCTCGCAGAAGAGATCGAGCAGGCCGAATTGATCGTCGCCATTGGGGCGGGGCGTGTGATCGACACCGCTAAAATGGTGGCAGAAGAGCTCAACGCCGAGCTTTTAGTGATTCCGACGCTCATTTCAAACTGTGCGCCCTTTACACCTATCGTTGCGGTTTACCGTCCCGATCGGACCTTCAAGGCGATGGGCTTCATGACGCGCGCGCCCTTCCTGACTATCGTGGATTCAAAATTCTTACTTGCAACGCCGAAGAATTATTTTGTGGCAGGTGTCGGTGATACCTTGGCGAAATGGTACGAGATTGAAGGTATCACACGACGACTGCCAGAAGACGAAAAGTCGGCTTATGTCAGTCTTGGAATCGCCTGTGCCAAAGCCATTCAGGAGCTGCTTTTAAAAGACGCGATCCCCGCGATCGAAGACCTTCAAAACCGCAAAGCCTCCCCTGCCTTTAGTCGTGTTTCCGATGCGATCATTGGTTTGGCAGGTGAAACCGGCGGATTTGCTGCATCCTTTGGACGATCCGCGGGCGCCCACGCGATTCATGACGGCCTCTCCTATTTAGAGAGTACCCACGAGCAGCTTCATGGGAAGAAAGTCGCTTACGGTATCTTGGTGCAATTAGCCCATACGAAGGACATTGAAGAGATTATTACTCTGAGACCCTTCTATGAAGCCGCCGGTTTGCCGATGAAACTAAAGGAATTAAACGTGCTGGATACCTCTAAAGAAGCACTGACTCCTGTCATCGATCATGCCGCTTCTGCAAATGAAACCTTCAACATGGTCGATCCCGCGATTACCTTTGACGACATTTATCAAGCGATCCAAACCGTCGAATCCTTATAA
- a CDS encoding ABC transporter permease subunit, with product MYRGVLLREARGGIIRGLTIAMIGLIGATAMAGLVGAGGLGSIAYQYGFLRNEPAVMYTTIILLIVLVQIVQSLGNTVAKSLDRS from the coding sequence ATCTATCGCGGCGTGCTGCTGAGAGAAGCACGAGGCGGGATCATTCGCGGCTTGACGATCGCCATGATCGGGCTGATCGGCGCTACCGCGATGGCGGGCTTGGTCGGCGCCGGCGGACTAGGGAGCATCGCTTACCAATACGGCTTTTTAAGAAACGAGCCGGCGGTGATGTACACGACGATCATCCTATTGATCGTCTTGGTCCAGATCGTACAGTCCTTAGGCAATACCGTGGCGAAAAGCTTGGACCGCAGTTAA
- a CDS encoding type II toxin-antitoxin system RelB/DinJ family antitoxin yields the protein MTVSRLNIRIDGDLKEQAKEVYNDMGMDLTTAVTIFLKQSVREQRLPFQPSREPIENVIARYEVENGLTTKVDSVEELMKKLDAED from the coding sequence ATGACTGTGTCACGACTGAATATTCGGATTGATGGCGATTTGAAAGAGCAAGCAAAAGAAGTTTACAACGATATGGGAATGGATTTAACTACAGCTGTTACAATCTTTTTAAAGCAAAGTGTGCGAGAACAACGTTTACCTTTCCAACCAAGTAGAGAACCCATTGAGAATGTTATCGCTCGCTATGAAGTTGAAAACGGATTGACAACAAAGGTTGATTCAGTAGAAGAATTAATGAAGAAGCTAGATGCTGAAGATTGA
- a CDS encoding replication initiator protein A, with amino-acid sequence MSTSLDNTMTATNLPNGNYIPIDLNLINNPQYKTLSIEAMMLHALYTMRMTCSIYNGQKDGSWLDEAGLPYIYFSNEEAADLLRVSERKITNLKTDLAKAGLIQVLRHGLKNYRIYVSNPKAPEKNVVVQLSFKNYTRSKTIVPVENDTPKKAAELSTVDREAKSASPSSQDLLTSTQKQLAKQTTRATNVTGTLPKNDVVSLDQNLIDGLAARYAHVLPQQAFQRFLPFCNGDYRKARWFVDTIFKAKYASTQQYIQAGLPAEAEVLTFEHNTYFKTDIGDAIAKAIEQMYRYKTVRNPEGFFFAFMKGFFTEKTRQYLVDHYELTPDLNRTLSSVQQTLQKKNASSLLQKSEKVVKKVS; translated from the coding sequence ATGTCCACAAGCTTAGACAATACCATGACCGCAACGAATTTGCCCAACGGCAATTATATCCCCATCGATTTGAATTTAATCAATAATCCACAGTATAAAACGCTCTCTATTGAAGCGATGATGCTTCATGCCTTGTACACGATGCGCATGACGTGCAGTATCTATAATGGACAAAAAGACGGAAGTTGGCTTGATGAAGCTGGTCTTCCTTACATCTATTTTTCCAATGAAGAGGCTGCAGACTTGTTGCGGGTATCGGAACGCAAGATCACTAATTTGAAAACAGACTTGGCAAAGGCTGGCTTGATCCAGGTTCTTCGTCACGGACTGAAAAATTATCGGATCTACGTTTCTAATCCCAAAGCACCTGAAAAAAATGTCGTCGTTCAATTGTCCTTCAAGAATTATACCCGCAGCAAAACGATCGTACCTGTGGAAAACGACACACCGAAAAAAGCAGCGGAGTTATCCACTGTGGATAGAGAAGCAAAATCTGCGTCTCCGAGCTCGCAAGATTTGCTTACAAGTACACAAAAACAATTAGCAAAACAAACCACAAGAGCAACAAATGTAACAGGCACGTTGCCAAAAAATGACGTTGTTTCGTTGGATCAAAATCTGATCGACGGCTTGGCGGCTCGCTATGCCCATGTCTTGCCACAACAGGCGTTCCAACGGTTTCTCCCTTTCTGTAACGGGGATTACCGCAAGGCACGCTGGTTTGTCGACACGATCTTCAAGGCGAAGTATGCCAGCACGCAACAGTATATTCAGGCAGGCTTGCCGGCAGAGGCAGAGGTTCTGACCTTTGAACACAATACGTATTTCAAAACAGACATCGGTGACGCGATCGCAAAAGCCATCGAGCAAATGTACCGCTACAAGACCGTCCGAAACCCAGAAGGCTTCTTCTTTGCCTTCATGAAGGGCTTCTTTACGGAAAAGACACGTCAATACCTGGTCGATCATTATGAGCTGACGCCAGACTTGAATCGGACCCTGTCCTCTGTTCAACAGACGCTGCAGAAGAAAAATGCGTCTTCTTTGCTGCAAAAATCAGAAAAAGTAGTGAAAAAGGTCTCCTAA